Genomic window (Deltaproteobacteria bacterium):
TTGAAGTCCAGGGCCGCGAGATCCTCAAGGGGATCAACCTCCGGATAGGAACGGGCGAGACACACTGCCTGTTTGGTAAAAACGGTTCGGGGAAAACGACGTTGCTCGTGACCCTGATGGGCTTTTCCGGTTACAAGGTCAAGCATGGTCGCATACTCTTCAAGGGAGAGGATATCACGCACCTGCCAGTTAACGAAAGGGCCAGGCTCGGCCTCGGGCTGTCCTTTCAGCGTCCGCCTACCCTGAGAGGGGTGAGGCTTAGAGACTTGTTGGCCTTATATGACAAGAGATCCAATGCCGTGGGTCAGTTAGCTGCTGCCTATAATTTTGAGCACTTTCTGGGAAGGCAAGTGAACCTCGGCTTTTCCGGCGGTGAGATAAAGAAGTCCGAACTGCTCCAGCTTCTGGCCCAGGGTCCGGACCTGGCACTCCTTGATGAGCCGGAATCCGGTGTAGATATTGAGAACCTGGATGTGATATGCCAGATGATACGCAAGCTGCTGCAAAAAGAAGTGCGCAAAAACCGTCAGAAGTCCGGTCTGATAATTACCCACACCGGACTTATACTAAACTATGTGAATGCTGATAAGGGACATGTCATGCTGAACGGGCAGATATACTGCCATGGAAATCCCCGGGATATATTTGAGAGAATCAAAAATTACGGCTATGAAGAGTGTGCCAAATGCCGTCTATTCGAACAAGGCTTAAGATATGAACTATTCTGAAAACCGTTACGACACAAAAGACCTGAGTGATGAGGACCTGCTGGAGACCTTCAAGCCTGCCTCTGAGGTAGAAGGGCCGAAAGATATAGGGGAGTTTGGAGAAGAAGAACTTGAAAGGCTCAGGCAGACCGGGATCGATCTCAAAGCTCCGGATAAGGCAGGGACCTTTATTCAGACAAACTGCAGTATCCTGAAGTGTGATTGTGAAGCGCATGGCATAGAGCTGCTCCCCATCACGGAGGCGCTCAAAAAATACGACGGCCTCAAGGACTATTGGTGGAAGCTCGTATCAACCGAGAAAGATTCTTTTACGAGGGAGGCTGATCAGAAACTCGATAACGGTTATTTCATTCGGACCCTTCCTGGTGAAAAGGTTGTTTATCCGCTCCAGACCTGCCTTTACATCAGGAATGAAAACGTGGCCCAGCGCATTCACAACATAGTGATAGCAGAAGAGGGTTCCGAACTGCATATCATCACAGGATGCTCCACACATCCACATCTTACCTCAGGGCTGCACATAGGGATATCCGAATTCTTTGTCAAGAAGGGGGCAAAGCTCATCTTTACCATGATCCATAACTGGGGTGAAAATGTCTATGTGAGGCCCCGTACAGGTATCAGGGTGGAGGAGGACGGCGTCTTTCTCTCCAACTACATATCCCTTAGGGGCGTAAAGTCTGTCCAGACCTTTCCGGCAGCCACACTCAGCGGCCGAAATGCCCTGGCCCGCTTTAACTCGGTCATCGTGGCCCCTGACGGCTCGGATATAGACACTGGTGCCAAGGTCATACTCGAGGCCCCCGGGAGCAGGTCCGAGATAATATCCAGGACCATATCTTTCGGAGGCCGGGTAGTGGCCAGGGGACACCTTGTCGGCCTTGCCGCCGATATAAAGGCACACCTTGAATGTCAGGGCCTGATATTGGCAGAAAACGGCGTGATTCACGCCATACCTGAGCTGGAGGCCCATGTGGCAAATGTGGATATGTCCCATGAAGCGGCCGTAGGCCGGATAGCCCAGGAGGAGATCGAATACCTCATGGCCAGGGGTCTCGGTGAAGAAGAGGCCACATCCGCCATAGTCAGGGGATTCCTGGACGTCAAAATAAACGGTCTGCCTCCGGAGCTGGACAAGGAGCTGCAGGAAGTAGTGGAAGAGTGTCATAAGGGAATGTAAGGAATTATGAATTAAGATTGGGATAAAGGTGAAAATAGGTCTGGCGCAATACGATCCCACAATAGGGGCCTTTAGGCACAATGTAGCCCAATTGGTCCGTCTCGCCGGAAAGGCCAGGGACGGAGGGTGTGAATTGGTTATATTTCCTGAGCTCGCAGTATGTGGTTATCCTCCAAGGGACCTGCTGGAACGCGAAGAGTTTATACAGGACAACCTGCAGGCCATGGATTGGCTGATGTCAGAGGTAAAAGGGATTGCCGTTCTGTGCGGCTGTATTTCACCAAACACCAAAAGGGCCGGGAAACCCATACATAATACGGCCGTCCTGTTTGAAGAGGGAAATGTCCTGGCCAAAGTGCACAAACGCCTTCTTCCCAGCTACGACATCTTTGATGAAACCAGGTACTTTGAGCCGGGGACCGAGAGTACGCCGGTCAACTTCAGAGGACTATCTCTTGGCATTACGATATGCGAGGACATCTGGAACGATAGCGACCTCTTCCTTGAACACAGCTATCCTGTGAACCCTGTGGCTGAGCTGGCAGAAAAAGGGACGGATGTCTTTATAACAATAAATTCTTCTCCGTTTGACATAGAAAAGACCGCCTTCCGTTACCATATCTTAAGACACCTTGCCATCAAATACCGCAGGCCCTTCTTTTATATCAATGCAGTCGGAGGGCAGGACTGTCTGATATTTGACGGAAACAGTATGGCCGTTGATCATGCCGGGAATATCATGGCCCGGGCAAAGGATTTTTCAGAGGACCTGGTCACATGCGATACAAAGGCCCTGCAAGGCGAAGTGCACATCGTCTCCGGTTCAAAGGAAGAGGCCGTGGTCAAGGCACTGAAGCTGGGCCTGAAAGATTATGCAACCAGGTGCGGTTTCAGCAAGGTCGTGCTGGGCCTGAGCGGCGGGATAGACTCTTCCGTGGCCGCCGCTGTTGCTGCACAGGCCCTCGGCCCTGAAAATGTGCTGGGAGTCATAATGCCCTCTCCTTATACATCAGAGGCAAGTATTGAGGACGCGGAGGCCTTGGCCCGGAACCTGGGGATCCGGACCATTACAATTCCCATATCAGGCATTTTTGATTCATATCTTGGAACCCTTGAGCCGGTTTTTTTCGGAAGAGGCCGAAATACTACCGAAGAGAACATACAGGCCAGGATCAGGGGCAATCTGCTCATGGCCATTTCCAACAAATTCGGACATCTGGTGCTCTCCACGGGCAACAAATCGGAACTTGCGGTTGGGTACTGCACGCTCTACGGGGATTTGAGCGGCGGCTTTGCCCTTGTCTCGGATCTGCCCAAGACTATGGTCTATAAGGTGGCCGGATATCTCAACTCAGAGGGAGAAATAATCCCCAAGCGGGTGCTGACAAAGGCCCCTTCGGCAGAGCTGAGGCCCGGGCAGAAGGACCAGGACGATCTCCCGCCCTATGAGATCCTGGATGCAATACTCGAAAAGTATCTGGAGCATAATACCTCGCCCGACCGGATAATTACAGAGGGTTTTGATCCGGAGACAGTACACGGGATCGTACAGATGGTCGACCGCAGTGAATACAAACGTCATCAGTCCCCTATAGGCCCGAGGGTTACCGGCAGGGCCTTTGGGTATGGCCGCAGGTATCCGGTTTGCCATGGATATGGGAGACAATTAAAAAATTAGAAATGATTACACTGCAAAAAGTCTGAAATATGATTCCGCTCAAAAAGCCCGAGATGCAAGGCGCGAAATTTTCCAGGAATGAGACGTACTTGGCGTACGTCGCATGGGCTGGAAAATTGAAGCAACGCCGCAGATTGGGTTTTTTCAGCGGAATCAGAAATTAGAAATTTGGAAAAAGGAACCTATATATCGGCAATCCAGCCCGGAGCGACTGTGGAGGGTCTTTTTTGCGTCAGTTCCAAGCG
Coding sequences:
- a CDS encoding NAD+ synthase: MKIGLAQYDPTIGAFRHNVAQLVRLAGKARDGGCELVIFPELAVCGYPPRDLLEREEFIQDNLQAMDWLMSEVKGIAVLCGCISPNTKRAGKPIHNTAVLFEEGNVLAKVHKRLLPSYDIFDETRYFEPGTESTPVNFRGLSLGITICEDIWNDSDLFLEHSYPVNPVAELAEKGTDVFITINSSPFDIEKTAFRYHILRHLAIKYRRPFFYINAVGGQDCLIFDGNSMAVDHAGNIMARAKDFSEDLVTCDTKALQGEVHIVSGSKEEAVVKALKLGLKDYATRCGFSKVVLGLSGGIDSSVAAAVAAQALGPENVLGVIMPSPYTSEASIEDAEALARNLGIRTITIPISGIFDSYLGTLEPVFFGRGRNTTEENIQARIRGNLLMAISNKFGHLVLSTGNKSELAVGYCTLYGDLSGGFALVSDLPKTMVYKVAGYLNSEGEIIPKRVLTKAPSAELRPGQKDQDDLPPYEILDAILEKYLEHNTSPDRIITEGFDPETVHGIVQMVDRSEYKRHQSPIGPRVTGRAFGYGRRYPVCHGYGRQLKN
- a CDS encoding ABC transporter ATP-binding protein, translated to MLQIEDLWVEVQGREILKGINLRIGTGETHCLFGKNGSGKTTLLVTLMGFSGYKVKHGRILFKGEDITHLPVNERARLGLGLSFQRPPTLRGVRLRDLLALYDKRSNAVGQLAAAYNFEHFLGRQVNLGFSGGEIKKSELLQLLAQGPDLALLDEPESGVDIENLDVICQMIRKLLQKEVRKNRQKSGLIITHTGLILNYVNADKGHVMLNGQIYCHGNPRDIFERIKNYGYEECAKCRLFEQGLRYELF